From the Spirochaetota bacterium genome, one window contains:
- a CDS encoding HD domain-containing protein — MEKDNITIDTSRFQEISISYLKKLSGDKLLTFDVLDQNGNTVFSAGQALNDELLKKKSEEGVKFFIPRVTETIGVYDREIIDMKKLKAIADDTATMYVDIRKTGRMSYEQFLQSHNQLAAIVDSLRAEDKTGGVLSLLKEIKEFDYITYTHSVNVGVLAMILVYKELSTGDKVKLAALAGYLHDIGKLRVDQTIIQKPGLLSYDEFKKVLEHTREGYRILDSVVDSTGRKVVPNIIKYVALFHHRKLQSPGYPFRDDDKDKSRETQYNELPDLARIMGICDMYDALTSATPFRMPMSVDKALRYILNLSNYLYSTDDVHRFIKVLGLSLNKGNPFLRTGDFIMLESEKVSLDTRKKVRVYEIARIEDISRINFMNPRVMIFYDVVRNKKLNNITVDLRYDTSRRIVRVFESTRIREMLLRQLK, encoded by the coding sequence ATGGAAAAAGACAATATCACAATTGATACATCCCGCTTTCAGGAAATATCCATATCATATTTAAAGAAACTGAGCGGCGATAAATTACTGACATTTGATGTACTGGATCAAAATGGCAATACTGTTTTTTCCGCAGGGCAGGCACTTAATGATGAATTGCTGAAAAAGAAATCGGAAGAAGGGGTCAAGTTTTTTATCCCCCGTGTTACGGAAACCATTGGTGTTTATGACCGTGAAATTATTGACATGAAAAAACTAAAGGCTATTGCTGATGATACAGCAACTATGTATGTTGATATACGTAAAACAGGCAGAATGTCGTATGAGCAGTTTTTGCAGTCACATAATCAGCTGGCAGCAATAGTTGATAGCTTGCGAGCAGAAGATAAAACAGGTGGTGTGTTGTCATTGCTGAAAGAAATCAAAGAATTTGATTATATTACGTACACGCATTCGGTTAATGTTGGTGTGCTGGCAATGATTTTAGTGTATAAGGAGCTTTCAACAGGGGATAAAGTTAAATTGGCAGCTCTGGCGGGATACCTTCACGATATTGGCAAATTGAGAGTTGATCAGACTATAATTCAGAAACCTGGATTGCTGTCGTATGATGAATTTAAAAAAGTATTGGAACATACCAGGGAAGGCTACAGAATTCTTGATAGCGTGGTGGACTCTACTGGGCGAAAGGTTGTCCCCAACATCATAAAATATGTGGCACTGTTTCATCACCGTAAGTTGCAAAGCCCGGGATATCCATTTCGTGATGATGATAAAGATAAATCCCGTGAAACACAATATAATGAGCTTCCCGACCTTGCACGCATCATGGGCATTTGCGATATGTATGATGCACTTACCAGTGCAACGCCATTCAGAATGCCCATGTCGGTGGACAAAGCATTACGATATATCCTCAACCTTTCTAATTATCTCTATTCCACTGATGATGTGCACCGCTTTATTAAAGTTTTGGGACTTTCGCTAAATAAGGGAAATCCATTTTTGCGGACCGGTGATTTCATAATGCTTGAGTCTGAAAAGGTCAGTTTAGATACCCGTAAAAAAGTAAGAGTATATGAGATAGCACGTATTGAAGACATATCGCGTATTAATTTTATGAATCCCAGAGTAATGATCTTTTACGATGTAGTGCGAAATAAAAAATTGAACAACATAACTGTAGATTTGCGGTATGATACAAGCCGAAGAATTGTGCGTGTATTTGAAAGCACCCGTATTCGTGAAATGCTATTGCGACAGCTTAAATAG
- a CDS encoding response regulator — protein MNPILLVFDNDRFAQLLQFVLTTAGYTIERCNDPLALFEKVKETNPPLIVMDIFLKHIDGLYLLERLYAVKEYAQIPVLIVSSRNEPLAVFDALERGAADYLAAPINEDMLIDKVNKLLKGN, from the coding sequence ATGAATCCAATATTGCTGGTTTTTGATAATGATAGATTTGCCCAGCTATTGCAGTTTGTACTGACAACTGCGGGCTATACAATTGAACGCTGCAATGACCCTTTGGCTCTGTTTGAAAAAGTAAAGGAAACAAATCCTCCTCTTATAGTAATGGATATTTTTTTAAAGCATATAGATGGCCTTTATTTGCTGGAACGTTTGTACGCTGTCAAGGAATATGCACAAATTCCAGTCCTTATAGTATCTTCCCGCAATGAACCGCTGGCTGTTTTTGATGCATTGGAGCGCGGTGCAGCTGATTATTTAGCTGCACCCATCAATGAAGACATGCTGATTGACAAAGTTAATAAATTATTGAAAGGAAACTAA
- a CDS encoding glycosyl hydrolase family 18 protein: MKKCIVLLMVLISGCSSLNGVSHKEDTSLTQSTQNPYQIADNLEFNEVWAYLMKGEEDKIMGDEPITDLCYFSAKVTGKGQITGDYAPVESKFNNKIRHHIVIAVLDNFALMHFVLNPDLPVLKKFINDICTVASKFDGVQIDFESVASSDAAWFFSFLAQLRSTLGKDKMLSVALPARRTRIADAYDYPSIAAIADRVIIMAYDQHWSGSNPGPIAGLSWCREVAEFAKSFIPKEKLIMGLPLYGRAWQDKNFNKSVHYKHVEEMIKTSNIQPHYDPENGAYFEYEEKVKVRVYFTDQRAIFDRLKLYSSMSIDNVAFWRIGQGPSGMWQGISTKSL; encoded by the coding sequence ATGAAAAAATGTATTGTTTTGCTTATGGTGCTTATATCAGGATGTTCCTCATTAAATGGTGTATCACATAAAGAGGATACAAGCCTAACACAATCTACCCAAAATCCATATCAGATAGCAGACAATCTTGAATTCAATGAAGTGTGGGCATACCTCATGAAAGGTGAAGAAGATAAAATTATGGGGGATGAGCCCATTACTGATCTTTGCTATTTCAGCGCAAAAGTAACTGGAAAAGGGCAGATAACTGGCGATTATGCACCAGTTGAAAGTAAGTTTAACAATAAAATCAGACATCATATCGTCATAGCTGTTCTTGATAATTTTGCACTCATGCATTTTGTACTTAATCCTGATTTGCCTGTTTTAAAAAAATTTATTAATGACATATGCACAGTGGCTTCAAAATTTGATGGAGTGCAGATAGATTTTGAATCGGTTGCTTCATCGGATGCTGCATGGTTCTTTAGCTTTTTAGCACAGTTGCGTTCTACTCTGGGAAAAGATAAAATGCTTTCAGTTGCTCTTCCAGCACGCAGAACCCGAATAGCCGATGCATATGATTATCCTTCCATAGCAGCAATAGCTGATAGAGTTATCATTATGGCATATGACCAGCACTGGTCAGGAAGTAATCCAGGTCCAATAGCTGGATTATCATGGTGCAGGGAAGTAGCTGAGTTTGCAAAGAGTTTTATACCAAAAGAAAAGCTCATTATGGGTTTGCCACTATATGGAAGGGCATGGCAGGACAAAAATTTTAACAAATCAGTTCATTACAAGCATGTAGAGGAAATGATAAAAACATCAAACATTCAACCACACTATGACCCAGAGAATGGTGCATATTTTGAGTATGAGGAAAAGGTGAAAGTGCGAGTTTATTTTACTGATCAGCGTGCAATATTTGACAGGCTAAAATTGTATTCATCAATGTCAATTGACAATGTTGCTTTCTGGCGTATAGGGCAGGGACCCAGTGGTATGTGGCAGGGTATCAGTACCAAAAGTTTGTAA
- a CDS encoding RNA methyltransferase, whose amino-acid sequence MKKLSYEDIKINRPDLQDLFRLPRFPVVTVLENIRSLYNVGSMFRTADAARIAYMYLCGYTPHPPRKEIEKTALGSTESVPWEHSIKPAAVIRMLKNQGFTIAALEHTTASISYYTYDYSFPLCIVVGNEVEGISNEVISMCDVALEIPMFGIKHSLNVAVAYGIVVYHSVMVYQIHREQ is encoded by the coding sequence ATGAAAAAATTATCATATGAAGATATAAAGATCAATCGTCCTGATTTGCAGGATCTTTTCAGATTACCTCGATTCCCTGTAGTTACTGTTCTTGAAAATATCCGAAGCCTGTATAATGTTGGTTCAATGTTCAGGACCGCTGATGCAGCACGTATTGCGTATATGTATCTATGTGGTTACACACCACATCCCCCACGTAAAGAAATTGAAAAAACAGCCCTGGGCAGTACTGAAAGCGTACCATGGGAACATTCCATCAAACCTGCAGCCGTTATCAGGATGTTGAAGAATCAGGGTTTTACCATTGCAGCACTGGAACACACCACAGCAAGCATATCGTATTATACATATGATTATTCATTTCCGCTGTGTATTGTGGTTGGCAATGAGGTTGAAGGCATCAGCAATGAAGTAATTTCTATGTGTGATGTAGCACTTGAGATCCCCATGTTTGGGATTAAACATTCACTTAATGTGGCTGTAGCATACGGTATTGTTGTGTATCATTCTGTTATGGTGTATCAAATACACAGGGAACAATGA
- a CDS encoding class I SAM-dependent rRNA methyltransferase gives MRKVILKQGKEKSVLQHHPWIFSGAIEHAEAFDGEMVAVCKHDGSILAWGYYNSRTDIAVRLLTFGESQPDTDLLVQRVRTSLQLREISGVTQCTNAYRLIHSEGDMVPGIIVDWYNGHCVMQVLTLGMEQLKGTIAQIIMDELNPVSIFERSDHEGRKIEGLHPVNQQLYGVTPEMIEINENSMRFYVDVRRGQKTGFFCDQRDNRKTVKQLAQGSEVLNLFSYSGGFSVAALSGGAQVVISVDSSKGALDLAVKNCQLNGVHVQHTVVKSDVFDYINEHMITQNFVVCDPPALAKNKAGVPHALRGYKELNLKIIKKIPRNSLLLTCSCSRFIDSKLFQQVIFGAAFDAGRDVQIIGKFMQPADHPISIYCPETEYLKAFLLYIR, from the coding sequence ATGCGTAAAGTTATTTTAAAACAGGGCAAAGAAAAATCTGTATTGCAACATCATCCCTGGATTTTTTCAGGGGCGATAGAACATGCAGAGGCCTTTGATGGTGAAATGGTAGCAGTGTGTAAGCATGATGGCAGTATACTTGCGTGGGGATATTACAACAGCCGTACAGATATAGCTGTGAGATTGCTGACATTTGGTGAAAGCCAACCTGATACTGATCTTCTGGTACAAAGAGTTCGTACTTCACTGCAGCTACGTGAAATATCAGGCGTTACACAATGTACCAATGCATATAGGCTCATCCATTCAGAAGGCGATATGGTGCCAGGGATAATTGTTGATTGGTATAATGGGCATTGTGTCATGCAGGTGTTAACGTTAGGCATGGAGCAATTAAAAGGAACTATCGCGCAGATAATAATGGATGAATTGAATCCAGTGAGCATATTTGAGCGCAGTGATCATGAAGGAAGAAAAATTGAAGGTTTGCATCCAGTTAATCAGCAGTTGTATGGTGTAACACCGGAAATGATTGAAATAAATGAGAATAGCATGAGATTTTATGTTGATGTCAGGCGTGGACAAAAAACAGGATTTTTCTGTGATCAACGGGATAATCGAAAAACGGTAAAACAACTTGCGCAGGGGAGTGAGGTGTTGAATCTTTTTTCATATTCGGGTGGTTTTTCAGTTGCTGCGCTTTCTGGTGGTGCACAGGTTGTGATATCAGTTGACAGCTCAAAAGGTGCTCTAGATTTAGCAGTGAAAAATTGTCAGCTGAATGGAGTGCATGTTCAGCATACGGTTGTAAAATCAGATGTGTTTGATTATATCAATGAACACATGATTACTCAGAATTTTGTTGTGTGTGACCCACCTGCGCTTGCAAAAAATAAAGCAGGAGTACCACATGCCCTTCGTGGCTATAAGGAATTGAATCTTAAAATTATAAAAAAAATCCCACGCAATTCGTTGCTTTTAACCTGTTCGTGTTCACGGTTTATTGATAGCAAACTTTTTCAACAGGTCATATTTGGTGCAGCATTTGATGCTGGACGTGACGTCCAGATAATAGGAAAATTTATGCAACCTGCCGATCATCCCATTTCAATATACTGCCCCGAAACTGAATATCTGAAAGCGTTCCTATTATATATCAGATAA
- the nifU gene encoding Fe-S cluster assembly protein NifU, whose translation MWEYTEKVKELYKNPKNVGEIPDADVVVEVGSIVCGDALTLYLKLDGDKIVDAKFKTFGCGSAIASSSALTEMIKGKTVEEAAKISNKDIVEFLGGLPDQKMHCSVMGQEALEKAIKKIKGQKVEDEHEDEGAIVCQCFGVSENLIRRVIKENNLTTVEEVTNYTKAGGACGSCIPKIEDIIKEELAKVVAKPEATAGTKSMSNLKRMQLVEETIQNVIRPVLMRDGGDIELIDIDGKKVYVALRGHCAHCVISDVTMKNLVQEKLREFVEQDIEVIEVK comes from the coding sequence ATGTGGGAATATACTGAAAAAGTTAAGGAATTATATAAAAATCCAAAGAATGTTGGGGAAATCCCCGATGCTGATGTCGTGGTGGAAGTTGGCAGCATTGTATGTGGTGATGCTCTGACCCTTTATTTAAAGCTTGATGGTGATAAAATTGTTGATGCAAAGTTCAAAACATTTGGATGTGGCAGTGCAATAGCTTCTTCATCAGCGCTAACCGAGATGATTAAAGGAAAAACAGTTGAAGAAGCTGCAAAAATTTCCAATAAAGATATTGTTGAATTTTTAGGAGGACTGCCTGACCAGAAGATGCACTGTTCGGTTATGGGACAGGAGGCACTGGAAAAAGCCATAAAGAAAATCAAAGGCCAAAAGGTTGAGGATGAGCATGAAGATGAGGGTGCTATAGTGTGCCAGTGTTTTGGTGTTTCGGAAAATTTAATCAGGCGCGTTATCAAAGAAAATAATCTTACCACAGTTGAAGAGGTTACCAATTACACAAAAGCTGGTGGTGCCTGTGGTTCCTGTATACCCAAAATTGAAGATATTATCAAAGAAGAATTGGCTAAAGTTGTTGCTAAGCCTGAAGCCACTGCTGGTACAAAGTCTATGTCAAATCTCAAAAGGATGCAGCTGGTGGAAGAAACCATACAGAATGTAATACGTCCAGTGCTTATGCGGGATGGTGGTGATATTGAACTTATTGATATTGATGGTAAAAAGGTGTATGTGGCATTACGTGGTCACTGTGCACATTGTGTTATTTCAGATGTTACCATGAAAAATCTGGTTCAGGAAAAATTACGTGAGTTTGTTGAACAGGATATTGAAGTCATTGAGGTGAAGTGA